The following are encoded in a window of Anopheles stephensi strain Indian chromosome X, UCI_ANSTEP_V1.0, whole genome shotgun sequence genomic DNA:
- the LOC118515492 gene encoding phosphatidylinositide phosphatase SAC2 isoform X1 gives MAMEVFQTETHYIFLRKERSLWWNRYSSEFQLKCGWDLSSVDDIECIGVTHGIVGTITLQGVLEPHLIVIKEVVPVGVLYAPHLVYKIKSIAVLGPDGADTLLLGCSKHNTNQSVKIAPAAMAGGGGTMVPPDGHPSPKSRLFESSALVNKTWGAVKSAGSTIRNTTEKAAAIATSQVKSTVSLVVKDPVRIEKRVIDELHKIFDDTDSFYYSPNCDITNNLQRRGAPPDDRFYWNKPMLAELLKVVAGGEPADGPGAADWVLPIIQGFVQVEQCVIGNECFTLALVSRRSRNRAGTRYKRRGVDEHGNCANYVETEQVLSLRQHQISFTQVRGSVPVYWSQPGYKYRPPPRLDRDETETQQAFEKHFDGELDIYQSICIINLVEQSGKEKIIGDAYANHVLKYNSDRLIYVTFDFHEYCRGMRFENVSSLIESLAPEAGAMGFHWRDNNGPICNQKGVFRVNCMDCLDRTNVVQTAIGKAVLESQLVKLGLAMPYSQLPDALKAPFMVLWANNGDVISRQYAGTNALKGDYTRTGERKISGIMKDGMNSANRYYIQHFADTFRQSCIDLLQGQLSGDDCLPEDDVCDAVVGIAVTALKPSGPVPLTYYNYGQLASEQVLLEHVVYSASYYLARFKDTYRQATIDMMLGNNVSPESVSALGGSQTAATDETDALEGAEHARLLVEDCRRLLLGTAQLPVGAWGLIDADPSTGDPSETEVDTILILTDDCYIVAEYDSHLDKIVRFENVPLASITLIELGLFQHSKMFQGPAPAHLCIRLNYAVDGVDGYFHMFRSPNIRFFNNVAVVIRKTEEITESLTAIVDLFRIALQNCGRMEVVFQCGGSLQRRKSRTLLSVPAGIPRNLSESQLVQMGSKAFSNMAGQFSKIGQSLNASKIGRGSSAGGGGKGKGGKREQDQPGADQAGGKGARREGSSGSVSSFGGGGGGGGPAGTVGGLRPCSAYAGGKMERSSSESEEAECASMYEPEDLVEQNPLYNENVFLPSVGIVMGGTSNEPDVGGSASNVLEEKDSIAKMSSDLSTMSISSVTDHINMPVGMLECASPIRVSSPTPEIFVDGASGGGGEGGEPNSNRAGRNMSLNLQAPASGGDNALRQLKKLTSPLSNIGKGLQTLGANLDPRKIAVKSPVAPVRSTSAAFAEIKQLEEKWEKASCRTKLIAL, from the exons ATGGCGATGGAAGTGTTTCAAACCGAAACGCACTACATCTTCCTGCGGAAGGAGCGGAGCCTCTGGTGGAATCGATATTCGTCCGAATTTCAGCTAAAGTGTG GATGGGATTTATCGTCGGTGGACGATATCGAGTGTATCGGTGTGACGCACGGTATTGTCGGTACGATTACGCTGCAGGGTGTGCTCGAACCGCACCTGATCGTCATCAAGGAGGTGGTACCGGTCGGTGTACTGTACGCACCGCATCTGGTGTACAAAATCAAGAGCATTGCCGTGCTGGGACCGGATGGTGCCGATACGCTGCTGCTCGGCTGCAGCAAGCACAATACCAACCAATCGGTAAAGATTGCACCGGCAGCGATGGCAGGCGGCGGTGGTACGATGGTCCCCCCGGATGGGCATCCCTCACCGAAAAGCCGTCTGTTCGAAAGTTCCGCACTGGTCAACAAGACCTGGGGTGCGGTAAAGAGTGCCGGCAGCACGATCCGCAACACAACGGAGAAGGCGGCCGCCATCGCTACCAGCCAGGTAAAGTCGACCGTCAGCCTGGTGGTAAAGGATCCGGTACGCATCGAGAAGCGGGTCATCGACGAGCTGCACAAAATTTTCGACGATACGGACAGCTTCTACTATAGCCCTAACTGTGATATTACGAATAATCTGCAACGCCGGGGCGCACCACCGGACGATCGGTTCTACTGGAACAAACCGATGCTGGCGGAGCTGCTGAAGGTGGTGGCGGGTGGCGAGCCGGCGGATGGGCCGGGTGCGGCGGACTGGGTGCTGCCGATTATACAGGGGTTCGTGCAGGTCGAACAGTGCGTCATCGGGAACGAATGTTTTACGCTGGCGCTCGTATCGCGCCGCTCCCGAAACCGGGCCGGCACGCGGTACAAGCGGCGCGGTGTGGACGAGCACGGTAACTGTGCCAACTACGTGGAGACGGAGCAGGTCCTATCGTTGCGCCAGCATCAGATATCGTTCACGCAGGTGCGCGGCTCGGTGCCGGTGTACTGGAGCCAGCCGGGTTACAAGTATCGGCCACCGCCCCGTCTCGACCGGGACGAGACGGAAACGCAGCAAGCGTTCGAGAAGCATTTCGACGGCGAGCTCGACATCTACCAGTCGATCTGCATCATCAATCTGGTGGAGCAGAGTGGCAAGGAAAAAATCATCGGTGACGCTTACGCGAACCATGTGCTGAAGTACAACTCGGACCGATTAATATACGTAACGTTCGACTTTCACGAGTATTG TCGTGGAATGCGATTTGAAAATGTATCCTCACTGATCGAATCACTCGCGCCGGAAGCGGGTGCGATGGGATTCCACTGGCGCGACAATAACGGACCGATCTGCAACCAGAAGGGTGTGTTCCGGGTGAACTGCATGGACTGTCTCGATCGGACGAACGTGGTCCAGACGGCCATCGGCAAGGCGGTGCTGGAATCGCAGCTGGTAAAGCTCGGCCTTGCGATGCCATACTCGCAGCTGCCGGACGCCCTTAAGGCACCGTTCATGGTGCTTTGGGCGAACAACGGTGATGTCATCAGCCGGCAGTACGCAGGAACGAATGCACTCAAG GGTGATTATACGCGCACGGGTGAGCGTAAAATTTCCGGCATCATGAAGGACGGCATGAACTCGGCTAATCG CTACTACATCCAACACTTTGCCGACACGTTCCGGCAGAGTTGCATAGATTTGCTGCAGGGTCAGTTGAGCGGGGACGACTGCCTCCCGGAGGACGACGTTTGCGATGCGGTCGTCGGCATTGCCGTTACAGCGCTCAAACCATCCGGTCCGGTACCGTTGACGTACTACAACTATGGCCAGTTGGCGTCCGAACAGGTGCTGCTTGAGCACGTCGTctacagtgccag CTATTATCTGGCCCGCTTTAAGGACACGTACCGCCAGGCAACGATCGATATGATGCTCGGTAACAACGTTTCGCCCGAGTCGGTGTCGGCGCTCGGTGGCAGCCAGACGGCCGCCACCGACGAAACGGACGCCCTGGAGGGTGCCGAACATGCGCGTCTGCTGGTCGAGGATTGCCGGCGGCTGTTGCTCGGTACGGCCCAGCTACCGGTCGGTGCGTGGGGTCTGATCGACGCAGATCCAAG TACCGGTGATCCGAGCGAAACGGAGGTGGACACCATTCTCATCCTGACCGACGATTGCTACATTGTGGCCGAGTACGATTCACACCTGGACAAGATCGTACGGTTCGAGAACGTACCGCTCGCAAGCATCACCCTGATTGAGCTGGGCCTGTTTCAGCACAGCAAAATGTTTCAAGGCCCAGCGCCGGCCCATCTCTGCATCCGGCTCAACTACGCGGTAGACGGCGTCGACGGTTACTTTCACATGTTCCGGTCGCCCAACATACGCTTCTTCAACAACGTGGCGGTGGTGATCCGCAAAACGGAGGAAATTACGGAATCGCTAACCGCGATCGTGGATCTGTTTCGCATTGCGCTGCAAAACTGTGGCCGGATGgaggtggtgttccagtgcGGTGGCAGTTTGCAGCGGCGCAAGAGTCGAACGTTGCTGTCCGTACCGGCAGGCATACCGCGCAACCTTTCCGAATCGCAGCTGGTGCAGATGGGCTCGAAAGCGTTCAGCAATATGGCGGGCCAGTTTTCCAAGATTGGTCAGTCGCTTAACGCGAGCAAAATTGGGCGTGGCTCGTCggctggcggtggtggcaagGGTAAGGGTGGCAAGCGGGAACAGGATCAGCCGGGGGCGGATCAGGCGGGCGGTAAGGGTGCGCGCCGGGAAGGTTCGAGCGGTTCGGTGAGttcgttcggtggtggtggcggcggcggcggtccGGCCGGTACGGTTGGCGGACTGAGGCCGTGCTCGGCGTACGCGGGCGGCAAGATGGAACGGTCCAGCTCGGAGTCGGAGGAGGCGGAGTGTGCCAGCATGTACGAGCCGGAAGATTTGGTCGAGCAGAATCCGCTGTACAACGAGAACGTGTTCCTGCCGTCGGTCGGTATCGTGATGGGCGGCACGAGCAACGAGCCGGATGTCGGCGGATCGGCCAGCAACGTGCTGGAGGAGAAGGACAGTATCGCGAAGATGTCGTCCGATCTGTCCACGATGTCGATATCGTCCGTTACGGACCACATCAACATGCCGGTCGGTATGCTCGAGTGTGCGTCACCGATACGCGTCAGCAGCCCGACGCCCGAAATCTTCGTCGACGGTGCGAGTGGcggtgggggggagggtggtGAACCGAACAGTAACCGAGCGGGACGCAACATGAGCCTTAATCTACAGGCCCCGGCGAGCGGTGGCGATAATGCGCTGCGGCAGCTGAAGAAGCTTACCAGCCCGCTGTCCAACATTGGCAAGGGCTTGCAAACGCTCGGTGCCAACCTGGACCCGAGAAAGATAGCTGTGAAG AGTCCCGTTGCACCGGTACGGAGCACCAGTGCCGCTTTTGCGGAGATTAAACAGCTGGAGGAGAAATGGGAAAAGGCCAGCTGTCGCACCAAGCTGATCGCCCTGTAA
- the LOC118515492 gene encoding phosphatidylinositide phosphatase SAC2 isoform X2 has product MAMEVFQTETHYIFLRKERSLWWNRYSSEFQLKCGWDLSSVDDIECIGVTHGIVGTITLQGVLEPHLIVIKEVVPVGVLYAPHLVYKIKSIAVLGPDGADTLLLGCSKHNTNQSVKIAPAAMAGGGGTMVPPDGHPSPKSRLFESSALVNKTWGAVKSAGSTIRNTTEKAAAIATSQVKSTVSLVVKDPVRIEKRVIDELHKIFDDTDSFYYSPNCDITNNLQRRGAPPDDRFYWNKPMLAELLKVVAGGEPADGPGAADWVLPIIQGFVQVEQCVIGNECFTLALVSRRSRNRAGTRYKRRGVDEHGNCANYVETEQVLSLRQHQISFTQVRGSVPVYWSQPGYKYRPPPRLDRDETETQQAFEKHFDGELDIYQSICIINLVEQSGKEKIIGDAYANHVLKYNSDRLIYVTFDFHEYCRGMRFENVSSLIESLAPEAGAMGFHWRDNNGPICNQKGVFRVNCMDCLDRTNVVQTAIGKAVLESQLVKLGLAMPYSQLPDALKAPFMVLWANNGDVISRQYAGTNALKGDYTRTGERKISGIMKDGMNSANRYYLARFKDTYRQATIDMMLGNNVSPESVSALGGSQTAATDETDALEGAEHARLLVEDCRRLLLGTAQLPVGAWGLIDADPSTGDPSETEVDTILILTDDCYIVAEYDSHLDKIVRFENVPLASITLIELGLFQHSKMFQGPAPAHLCIRLNYAVDGVDGYFHMFRSPNIRFFNNVAVVIRKTEEITESLTAIVDLFRIALQNCGRMEVVFQCGGSLQRRKSRTLLSVPAGIPRNLSESQLVQMGSKAFSNMAGQFSKIGQSLNASKIGRGSSAGGGGKGKGGKREQDQPGADQAGGKGARREGSSGSVSSFGGGGGGGGPAGTVGGLRPCSAYAGGKMERSSSESEEAECASMYEPEDLVEQNPLYNENVFLPSVGIVMGGTSNEPDVGGSASNVLEEKDSIAKMSSDLSTMSISSVTDHINMPVGMLECASPIRVSSPTPEIFVDGASGGGGEGGEPNSNRAGRNMSLNLQAPASGGDNALRQLKKLTSPLSNIGKGLQTLGANLDPRKIAVKSPVAPVRSTSAAFAEIKQLEEKWEKASCRTKLIAL; this is encoded by the exons ATGGCGATGGAAGTGTTTCAAACCGAAACGCACTACATCTTCCTGCGGAAGGAGCGGAGCCTCTGGTGGAATCGATATTCGTCCGAATTTCAGCTAAAGTGTG GATGGGATTTATCGTCGGTGGACGATATCGAGTGTATCGGTGTGACGCACGGTATTGTCGGTACGATTACGCTGCAGGGTGTGCTCGAACCGCACCTGATCGTCATCAAGGAGGTGGTACCGGTCGGTGTACTGTACGCACCGCATCTGGTGTACAAAATCAAGAGCATTGCCGTGCTGGGACCGGATGGTGCCGATACGCTGCTGCTCGGCTGCAGCAAGCACAATACCAACCAATCGGTAAAGATTGCACCGGCAGCGATGGCAGGCGGCGGTGGTACGATGGTCCCCCCGGATGGGCATCCCTCACCGAAAAGCCGTCTGTTCGAAAGTTCCGCACTGGTCAACAAGACCTGGGGTGCGGTAAAGAGTGCCGGCAGCACGATCCGCAACACAACGGAGAAGGCGGCCGCCATCGCTACCAGCCAGGTAAAGTCGACCGTCAGCCTGGTGGTAAAGGATCCGGTACGCATCGAGAAGCGGGTCATCGACGAGCTGCACAAAATTTTCGACGATACGGACAGCTTCTACTATAGCCCTAACTGTGATATTACGAATAATCTGCAACGCCGGGGCGCACCACCGGACGATCGGTTCTACTGGAACAAACCGATGCTGGCGGAGCTGCTGAAGGTGGTGGCGGGTGGCGAGCCGGCGGATGGGCCGGGTGCGGCGGACTGGGTGCTGCCGATTATACAGGGGTTCGTGCAGGTCGAACAGTGCGTCATCGGGAACGAATGTTTTACGCTGGCGCTCGTATCGCGCCGCTCCCGAAACCGGGCCGGCACGCGGTACAAGCGGCGCGGTGTGGACGAGCACGGTAACTGTGCCAACTACGTGGAGACGGAGCAGGTCCTATCGTTGCGCCAGCATCAGATATCGTTCACGCAGGTGCGCGGCTCGGTGCCGGTGTACTGGAGCCAGCCGGGTTACAAGTATCGGCCACCGCCCCGTCTCGACCGGGACGAGACGGAAACGCAGCAAGCGTTCGAGAAGCATTTCGACGGCGAGCTCGACATCTACCAGTCGATCTGCATCATCAATCTGGTGGAGCAGAGTGGCAAGGAAAAAATCATCGGTGACGCTTACGCGAACCATGTGCTGAAGTACAACTCGGACCGATTAATATACGTAACGTTCGACTTTCACGAGTATTG TCGTGGAATGCGATTTGAAAATGTATCCTCACTGATCGAATCACTCGCGCCGGAAGCGGGTGCGATGGGATTCCACTGGCGCGACAATAACGGACCGATCTGCAACCAGAAGGGTGTGTTCCGGGTGAACTGCATGGACTGTCTCGATCGGACGAACGTGGTCCAGACGGCCATCGGCAAGGCGGTGCTGGAATCGCAGCTGGTAAAGCTCGGCCTTGCGATGCCATACTCGCAGCTGCCGGACGCCCTTAAGGCACCGTTCATGGTGCTTTGGGCGAACAACGGTGATGTCATCAGCCGGCAGTACGCAGGAACGAATGCACTCAAG GGTGATTATACGCGCACGGGTGAGCGTAAAATTTCCGGCATCATGAAGGACGGCATGAACTCGGCTAATCG CTATTATCTGGCCCGCTTTAAGGACACGTACCGCCAGGCAACGATCGATATGATGCTCGGTAACAACGTTTCGCCCGAGTCGGTGTCGGCGCTCGGTGGCAGCCAGACGGCCGCCACCGACGAAACGGACGCCCTGGAGGGTGCCGAACATGCGCGTCTGCTGGTCGAGGATTGCCGGCGGCTGTTGCTCGGTACGGCCCAGCTACCGGTCGGTGCGTGGGGTCTGATCGACGCAGATCCAAG TACCGGTGATCCGAGCGAAACGGAGGTGGACACCATTCTCATCCTGACCGACGATTGCTACATTGTGGCCGAGTACGATTCACACCTGGACAAGATCGTACGGTTCGAGAACGTACCGCTCGCAAGCATCACCCTGATTGAGCTGGGCCTGTTTCAGCACAGCAAAATGTTTCAAGGCCCAGCGCCGGCCCATCTCTGCATCCGGCTCAACTACGCGGTAGACGGCGTCGACGGTTACTTTCACATGTTCCGGTCGCCCAACATACGCTTCTTCAACAACGTGGCGGTGGTGATCCGCAAAACGGAGGAAATTACGGAATCGCTAACCGCGATCGTGGATCTGTTTCGCATTGCGCTGCAAAACTGTGGCCGGATGgaggtggtgttccagtgcGGTGGCAGTTTGCAGCGGCGCAAGAGTCGAACGTTGCTGTCCGTACCGGCAGGCATACCGCGCAACCTTTCCGAATCGCAGCTGGTGCAGATGGGCTCGAAAGCGTTCAGCAATATGGCGGGCCAGTTTTCCAAGATTGGTCAGTCGCTTAACGCGAGCAAAATTGGGCGTGGCTCGTCggctggcggtggtggcaagGGTAAGGGTGGCAAGCGGGAACAGGATCAGCCGGGGGCGGATCAGGCGGGCGGTAAGGGTGCGCGCCGGGAAGGTTCGAGCGGTTCGGTGAGttcgttcggtggtggtggcggcggcggcggtccGGCCGGTACGGTTGGCGGACTGAGGCCGTGCTCGGCGTACGCGGGCGGCAAGATGGAACGGTCCAGCTCGGAGTCGGAGGAGGCGGAGTGTGCCAGCATGTACGAGCCGGAAGATTTGGTCGAGCAGAATCCGCTGTACAACGAGAACGTGTTCCTGCCGTCGGTCGGTATCGTGATGGGCGGCACGAGCAACGAGCCGGATGTCGGCGGATCGGCCAGCAACGTGCTGGAGGAGAAGGACAGTATCGCGAAGATGTCGTCCGATCTGTCCACGATGTCGATATCGTCCGTTACGGACCACATCAACATGCCGGTCGGTATGCTCGAGTGTGCGTCACCGATACGCGTCAGCAGCCCGACGCCCGAAATCTTCGTCGACGGTGCGAGTGGcggtgggggggagggtggtGAACCGAACAGTAACCGAGCGGGACGCAACATGAGCCTTAATCTACAGGCCCCGGCGAGCGGTGGCGATAATGCGCTGCGGCAGCTGAAGAAGCTTACCAGCCCGCTGTCCAACATTGGCAAGGGCTTGCAAACGCTCGGTGCCAACCTGGACCCGAGAAAGATAGCTGTGAAG AGTCCCGTTGCACCGGTACGGAGCACCAGTGCCGCTTTTGCGGAGATTAAACAGCTGGAGGAGAAATGGGAAAAGGCCAGCTGTCGCACCAAGCTGATCGCCCTGTAA
- the LOC118515515 gene encoding putative mediator of RNA polymerase II transcription subunit 12: MLYLEDYLEMIEHLPQELRDRFTEMREMDLSVQNNTDTLDKRVRALFQQCRRGEISSPMADVEFDSIRTNYYRVLDDSDEKIQLAGQMYDLVERYLRRLDTELDKFKCELEADHNGITEILEKRSLELDSMTSNGGTNQKENRFYDTQNSHGSSHASRSDSRYKLKAEKRRYSVATGVPLSSMEKRTLAGSSKPLNNSAIRPTTPATITGGGGGGPVAGSVVTGVPSVGAIVTVPACINPIACPQAVPVMNASPSTATVAATYNLQTCGAGNAIVAAASQAIAQTQQMQQGRRTASLKASYEAIGGVGSHELLLNSELAGATHNALQAVERESTAFSNQRRQKKKAVGTSLGGCANMRTNPTMLVNASSIASILSSPSPNVQTISSPNTISLSSVVNSTATVQHQANQQQSQQSQPSSQQQPFMQQHTLNHQLPVQSQQLLIHANAPVTMQHQLQPVMQQISLSQNQTPQGVKQQVLPGHQGQHQIINQQHKPVQLVSAQHRMPGRQLQPQQLQQSIQAAQHLQQQQQQLQRPQLLQQQSQLHTVPHQQLLQAQSQQKQQHQQQHQQQQQHQQQQQQQQQQQQQQQQQQQQQQQQQQQQQLQQIQQSHKSVPHSSFQHQAQPQQQSHLVQQQVVQHIQQLPVQQQHQLLDHQHKDIQLQQTLQQQQQQQQQQLSQQQPSQQVLQQQPQQVLQQQQRQLLLQQQPPLQVAQQQLLQQQQLQLQSKQQQQLLQQHAGQQTVQVLPQSLHPQQQLQQQQQQQQQQHQSFLTVTQPTTSAAGVNVPPFMNNLISSNASPSTSSISTNNSTSTTETPVTLDQTAEGEWFDPNEPRYCLCNQVSYGDMVACDNEDCPFEWFHYPCVNISSSPKGKWYCPQCSSSMKRRASRKN, from the exons ATGTTGTATCTCGAGGATTATCTGGAGA TGATTGAACATCTACCGCAAGAACTGCGGGACAGATTTACCGAGATGCGTGAGATGGATCTGAGCGTGCAGA ACAATACGGATACGCTGGATAAGCGCGTTCGGGCACTGTTTCAGCAGTGTCGCCGGGGTGAAATTTCGTCACCGATGGCGGACGTCGAGTTCGACTCGATTCGCACCAACTACTACCGGGTGTTGGACGATTCGGACGAAAAGATTCAGCTGGCAGGGCAGATGTACGATTTGGTCGAGCGATACCTGCGCCGGCTCGATACGGAGCTGGACAAGTTCAAGTGTGAGCTGGAGGCGGACCATAACGGCATCACCGAGATACTGGAGAAGCGTTCGCTCGAGCTGGACAGCATGACCAGCAACGGTGGCACGAACCAGAAGGAAAACCGTTTCTACGATACGCAAAACTCGCACGGTTCGAGCCACGCCAGCCGGTCGGACAGCCGGTACAAGCTGAAGGCGGAAAAGCGCCGGTACAGtgtggccaccggcgttccgcTGTCGTCGATGGAGAAACGTACGCTGGCCGGTTCGTCGAAACCGCTTAACAATAGCGCGATACGCCCGACTACACCGGCAACCAtcaccggtggtggtggtggtggcccggTCGCTGGCAGCGTCGTTACGGGGGTGCCTAGCGTGGGAGCGATTGTAACGGTTCCGGCCTGCATCAATCCAATCGCCTGCCCGCAGGCCGTACCGGTAATGAACGCTTCGCCGAGTACGGCTACCGTGGCGGCCACGTACAATCTGCAGACGTGCGGTGCCGGCAATGCGATCGTGGCCGCCGCCAGCCAGGCCATCGCGCAAACTCAACAGATGCAGCAGGGCCGGCGGACGGCCAGCCTGAAGGCATCGTACGAAGCTATCGGTGGTGTGGGATCGCACGAGCTGCTGCTCAACAGTGAGCTGGCCGGTGCGACGCACAACGCGTTGCAGGCGGTCGAACGGGAGTCGACCGCGTTCTCAAACCAGCGtcggcagaagaagaaagccGTGGGTACGTCACTGGGCGGCTGTGCTAACATGCGCACCAATCCAACCATGTTGGTCAATGCTTCATCCATTGCCTCTATTTTATCCTCGCCCTCGCCGAACGTCCAAACCATTTCTAGCCCGAATACAATATCGTTATCGTCTGTAGTAAATTCCACTGCCACCGTGCAGCATCAAGCAAACCAACAGCAGTCGCAGCAGTCGCAGCCATCATCCCAACAGCAGCCATTTATGCAGCAACATACGCTCAATCATCAGCTGCCGGTCCAGTCGCAGCAGTTGCTCATCCACGCAAACGCACCCGTCACAATGCAGCACCAGCTGCAGCCGGTAATGCAACAAATTTCACTGTCTCAAAATCAAACGCCGCAGGGTGTGAAGCAGCAGGTGCTGCCCGGCCATCAAGGGCAGCATCAGATCATTAATCAGCAGCACAAACCGGTGCAGCTCGTCTCGGCGCAGCACCGTATGCCGGGACGACAGCTGCAGCCGCAACAGTTGCAACAGTCCATCCAGGCAGCTCAgcatctgcagcagcagcagcagcagctgcagcgaccccAGCTGCTTCAGCAACAGTCTCAGCTGCATACGGTTCCTCatcagcagctgctgcaggcCCAGTCGCAACagaagcaacagcaccagcagcaacatcagcaacaacagcaacatcagcaacagcagcagcagcagcagcaacagcagcaacaacagcagcagcagcagcagcagcagcagcagcaacaacaacagcagcagctgcagcaaatACAGCAATCGCACAAGTCAGTACCGCACAGTTCGTTCCAACATCAAGCCCAACCGCAACAACAGTCGCATctggtgcagcagcaggtaGTGCAACACATACAGCAACTACcggtgcaacagcagcatcagctgCTCGACCATCAGCACAAAGACATACAGCTGCAGCAAacattgcagcagcagcagcaacaacagcaacagcagttgTCCCAGCAGCAGCCCTCCCAGCAAGTGTTGCAACAACAGCCACAGCAGGtgctgcaacaacagcaacggcagctgctgctacagcagcagccaccgttGCAGGTTGCCcaacagcagctgctgcagcaacaacagttGCAATTGcaaagcaagcagcagcagcagctgttgcAACAGCACGCTGGGCAGCAAACTGTTCAAGTCCTTCCACAATCGCTCCATCCACAACAacagcttcagcagcagcagcagcagcagcagcaacaacatcagtcATTCTTGACCGTCACGCAACCGACCACAAGCGCTGCGGGGGTGAATGTGCCGCCGTTCATGAATAACTTGATATCGAGCAATGCGAGCCCGAGCACTAGCAGCATAAGCACCAACAATTCCACCAGTACGACCGAGACGCCCGTTACCCTTGACCAGACGGCGGAAGGTGAATGGTTCGATCCGAACGAACCCCGGTACTGTCTCTGCAACCAGGTGTCGTACGGTGACATGGTAGCGTGCGATAATGAGGAC TGTCCGTTCGAATGGTTCCATTATCCGTGCGTGAACATTAGCTCGTCGCCGAAAGGCAAATGGTACTGTCCACAGTGCAGCAGCTCGATGAAACGGCGTGCGTCGAGAAAGAATTAG